The DNA window GGCCGAGGCGCTGGGGCTGAGAGACGGCGCGCCCGTGCATGTCTCGGAGGGGATCTCGCTGGCCGATGGCCACCCGCTTGCGCTGTTTCGCAGCGTGTTCCCGGCCGAACGATTTCCCGGTCTACTGGACACGCTGGCCGAAACCGCAAGCGTGACCGCGGCGCTGGCCCGAAGCGGGGTGACGGATTACACCCGGGCCTCGACCCGGATCACGGCCGAGCGCGCCAGTCCGACCCAGGCCCTGCATCTGGAGCTGCGTCCGGGCGACCCGATCCTGCGCAGCGTCTCGGTCAATGTCGACCCCGAGGGCCGGGCGGTGGAATACGGCCGCACCTGGTTCGCGGGCGACCGGGTGAGCCTGATCGTGACCGACGATCCCCCCAAGGAGCGATGCCCCGACTGACGGCTCTTGCCAGTGACGGCTCTTGCGGCTGAGCGGCCCCGGAAGGACGGACATCCCACGCCCCTGCCCCCCGGAATGACCCGGAATGACCCCGGGCAGGCGCCGGTTCCTTGTCACACCGACGATACAGTGGACGGCTATCCTTCGCGGGCCACGTCACCCCCGCCAGCCGCCCGAGCCGCGACATGCCCCAGTTCCTTCACCCGCTCCGCTTCACCGGCGCCAGCATCCTGCGCGACGGCGAAATGCAGCGACGCTCGATCGCCATCGCCGAGGGCCGCATCACCAAGGGCCCGCTGCCGGAAGTCGACCTGACGGGCTATCTGATCCTGCCCGGCATCGTCGATCTGCAGGCCGACAGTTTCGGCCGCCACCTGCCCCGGCGCCCGGCCGGTCCCGGCACCGCACCGCTCGCGCCGGATCTGGTGCCCGATCTGGCGCTGGCCGCGACCGACCGCGAGGCCGCCGTCCA is part of the Rhodovulum sp. MB263 genome and encodes:
- the phnF gene encoding phosphonate metabolism transcriptional regulator PhnF; translated protein: MKDVEEMTQAALWSSIAATLRHEIASGSYRPGDKLPSEADLAHRFGVNRHTVRRALADLAEARLVQARRGAGVYVTARPTDYPLGRRVRLHRNLAAAGQSAERKSLLHTTRAADRREAEALGLRDGAPVHVSEGISLADGHPLALFRSVFPAERFPGLLDTLAETASVTAALARSGVTDYTRASTRITAERASPTQALHLELRPGDPILRSVSVNVDPEGRAVEYGRTWFAGDRVSLIVTDDPPKERCPD